One Actinomadura viridis genomic region harbors:
- the ehuD gene encoding ectoine/hydroxyectoine ABC transporter permease subunit EhuD gives MSWDWNYTGEFLPDLLSGLRITIVATLLGYLLALALGLVWTLLRRSRNPFVSQTTRWVVEFIRSTPLLVQLYFIFFVFPSFGLTLGPLTAGVIGLGLHFSAYTSEVYRAGIEDVPRGQWEATVALNLPRRRVWQDVILPQAVRKVVPTLGNYLIAMFKDSPLLLAINVIELLGAAYKVGTETLRFLEPITVVGLLFVLVSVVSSIIVRRLERRYATY, from the coding sequence ATGAGCTGGGACTGGAACTACACCGGGGAGTTCCTCCCCGATCTGCTGAGCGGGCTGCGGATCACCATCGTGGCCACGCTGCTCGGCTACCTGCTGGCCCTGGCCCTGGGACTGGTGTGGACGCTGCTGCGGCGGTCCCGCAACCCGTTCGTCAGCCAGACCACGCGCTGGGTGGTCGAGTTCATCCGCAGCACGCCGCTGCTGGTGCAGCTCTACTTCATCTTCTTCGTGTTCCCCTCGTTCGGGCTCACGCTGGGCCCGCTCACCGCGGGCGTCATCGGGCTCGGTCTGCACTTCTCCGCCTACACCTCGGAGGTGTACCGGGCGGGGATCGAGGACGTCCCCCGCGGGCAGTGGGAGGCGACCGTCGCGCTCAACCTCCCGCGGCGCCGGGTGTGGCAGGACGTGATCCTGCCGCAGGCCGTCCGCAAGGTCGTGCCCACACTGGGTAATTACCTCATCGCCATGTTCAAGGACTCGCCGCTGCTGCTGGCGATCAACGTGATCGAGCTGCTCGGCGCCGCGTACAAGGTCGGCACCGAGACGCTGCGCTTCCTGGAGCCGATCACGGTCGTCGGACTGCTGTTCGTACTGGTCAGCGTCGTGTCCTCCATCATCGTCCGTCGCCTGGAGAGGCGCTATGCCACCTACTAA
- a CDS encoding ABC transporter substrate-binding protein, with the protein MSAEQQGQDGEQILRTASGHELFGLFDRLTRALPWRPQMRPFPVIVLEPGDDRTDEQAFMDALRHAATRMRLPALHLRPGRDGDGGEQDGSDACALLERMARDLPWLGAATRAGRFRFPRSDLVRSLEEAVGTARGDGSAARPPDLRAAALEAWNARAGLFQDGPRSLPAWWPAAGAALVATLGGLVGGFAEQTNWTALLAAVGSLCAVLLVVTALFSRRIWLPVASRVGFGSRYRWLATSSFFTILGDGSDGLRGRPGVERCLYEVFGRLTAPDADEFLLQMKTLAFLEDLRAGYRRLSPALRGFKRPAPPVLFLEKVTAGNGGIALLSAMSDIRSRRSELHPLLVVASADAGHRDQIPGPAEPRERGDAVERYEQWQAALGTSQGPSRHVPLPWLLRLPVVDGPRTEPAPRTRPRRRPRWTWAWSWRGLLVYVVAFIVVTSLVHAELRSRYCSVGLPFSWNADTRLHTNADGTRECVGVATRGVRFERNGRSIGLDGELHDPGDRSRGPTLAGLQAMIDEENRRVIGGGLPYVTVLHAGVFTTRKDEYDLTVTSVKELAGAHLAQLRNNERQRPGQARNPLQIRLLPVNTGQDMTLSQAATAQILKIARKDPTVIGIVGMGRNTRPSQEAVRRLHAAGLPIISTVNSSNELPRLDHFHSLAATNREEVAASRAAFGGAAKGRTMIVSREPGPSGDAYSPEIAADAERVLPRPSQPVRYEGTGDIPGKVSRACASPGEPFTLVYFAGRAEDLWGLLEGLKTGGCTQRRLTLVAGDDVTKNRFGSGPGKIGLPESIEVYHTAFVHLPHLIARDQSRPFFQQARDRLGIGAPPLRGDDELLADGQMALAYDALGVLAQAAQQAFHDLGLDRPAAGRVPGGSAVTSGTVLTELPRVKLYDGATGNIDLTAAKPPAAGQGTRGLTLLRVTSSGGEVVSEPVCGRLGGGLPVPGLRPCPA; encoded by the coding sequence GTGAGCGCGGAACAACAGGGCCAGGACGGCGAGCAGATCCTGCGGACCGCGTCGGGACACGAGCTGTTCGGCCTGTTCGACAGGCTGACCCGGGCTCTCCCCTGGCGCCCGCAGATGCGTCCCTTCCCGGTCATCGTCCTGGAACCGGGCGACGACCGGACCGACGAGCAGGCGTTCATGGACGCGTTACGGCACGCCGCCACCCGGATGCGGCTGCCCGCCCTGCACCTGCGGCCCGGCCGCGACGGGGACGGCGGCGAGCAGGACGGTTCGGACGCCTGCGCGCTGCTCGAGCGGATGGCCCGAGACCTGCCATGGCTCGGCGCCGCCACCCGGGCCGGACGCTTCCGCTTCCCCCGGTCGGACCTGGTCAGGTCCCTGGAGGAGGCGGTCGGCACCGCCCGCGGCGACGGCTCGGCGGCACGTCCCCCGGACCTGCGCGCCGCCGCGCTGGAGGCGTGGAACGCACGGGCCGGCCTCTTCCAGGACGGGCCCCGCTCCCTGCCCGCCTGGTGGCCCGCGGCCGGGGCCGCCCTGGTGGCGACCCTGGGCGGGCTGGTCGGCGGCTTCGCCGAGCAGACCAACTGGACCGCGCTGCTGGCCGCCGTCGGCTCCCTGTGCGCCGTCCTGCTGGTGGTCACCGCGCTGTTCAGCCGCCGGATCTGGCTGCCGGTCGCCTCCCGCGTGGGCTTCGGCAGCCGCTACCGCTGGCTGGCCACCTCCTCCTTCTTCACCATCCTCGGCGACGGCAGCGACGGCCTCCGGGGCCGTCCCGGCGTGGAACGGTGCCTGTACGAGGTCTTCGGCCGGCTGACCGCCCCCGACGCCGACGAGTTCCTGCTGCAGATGAAGACCCTGGCGTTCCTGGAGGACCTGCGGGCCGGCTACCGCCGGCTCTCCCCCGCCCTGCGCGGCTTCAAGCGTCCCGCCCCGCCGGTGCTCTTCCTGGAGAAGGTCACGGCCGGCAACGGCGGCATCGCCCTGCTGTCGGCCATGAGCGACATCCGCAGCCGCCGCAGCGAACTGCACCCCCTCCTGGTCGTCGCCTCCGCCGACGCCGGCCACCGCGACCAGATCCCCGGCCCCGCCGAACCCCGGGAACGGGGCGACGCCGTCGAACGCTACGAGCAGTGGCAGGCCGCCCTCGGCACCTCCCAGGGCCCCAGCCGCCACGTCCCCCTCCCCTGGCTGCTGCGGCTGCCCGTCGTCGACGGACCCCGTACCGAGCCGGCCCCCAGGACGCGGCCCCGGCGCCGCCCCCGCTGGACGTGGGCGTGGTCATGGCGCGGCCTGCTGGTGTACGTCGTCGCGTTCATCGTGGTCACCAGCCTCGTCCACGCCGAGCTGCGGTCCCGGTACTGCTCGGTCGGGCTGCCCTTCTCCTGGAACGCCGACACCCGCCTGCACACCAACGCCGACGGCACCAGGGAATGCGTGGGGGTCGCCACCCGCGGCGTCCGGTTCGAGCGGAACGGGCGGAGCATCGGCCTGGACGGCGAGCTGCACGACCCCGGCGACCGGAGCCGCGGGCCGACCCTGGCCGGCCTCCAGGCCATGATCGACGAGGAGAACCGGCGGGTCATCGGCGGCGGCCTGCCCTACGTCACCGTCCTCCACGCGGGCGTGTTCACCACCCGCAAGGACGAGTACGACCTCACCGTCACCAGCGTCAAGGAACTGGCCGGCGCCCACCTCGCGCAGCTGCGCAACAACGAGCGGCAACGGCCGGGGCAGGCCCGGAACCCGCTCCAGATCCGGCTGCTGCCGGTCAACACCGGGCAGGACATGACCCTGTCGCAGGCCGCGACCGCCCAGATCCTCAAGATCGCCCGCAAGGACCCCACGGTCATCGGCATCGTCGGCATGGGCCGCAACACCCGGCCCTCCCAGGAGGCCGTCCGGCGGCTCCACGCCGCCGGGCTCCCCATCATCAGCACCGTCAACTCCTCCAACGAGCTGCCCCGGCTGGACCACTTCCACTCGCTGGCCGCCACCAACCGCGAGGAGGTCGCGGCGTCCCGGGCCGCGTTCGGCGGCGCCGCGAAGGGCCGCACGATGATCGTCTCCCGGGAGCCCGGCCCGTCCGGCGACGCCTACAGTCCCGAGATCGCCGCCGACGCCGAGCGGGTCCTGCCCCGCCCGTCCCAGCCCGTCCGGTACGAGGGCACCGGCGACATCCCCGGCAAGGTGTCCAGGGCGTGCGCGTCCCCCGGAGAGCCGTTCACCCTGGTGTACTTCGCGGGCCGCGCCGAGGACCTGTGGGGCCTGCTGGAGGGCCTCAAGACGGGCGGCTGCACCCAGCGGCGGCTCACCCTCGTGGCCGGCGACGACGTCACCAAGAACCGGTTCGGGTCCGGGCCCGGCAAGATCGGGCTGCCCGAGAGCATCGAGGTGTACCACACCGCCTTCGTCCACCTGCCGCACCTGATCGCCCGCGACCAGAGCAGGCCGTTCTTCCAGCAGGCCCGCGACCGGCTCGGCATCGGCGCGCCCCCGCTCCGGGGGGACGACGAGCTGCTGGCGGACGGGCAGATGGCGCTCGCCTACGACGCCCTGGGCGTGCTGGCACAGGCCGCGCAGCAGGCGTTCCACGACCTCGGGCTCGACCGCCCGGCCGCCGGCCGGGTCCCCGGCGGCAGCGCGGTGACCTCCGGCACCGTGCTGACCGAGCTGCCCCGGGTGAAGCTGTACGACGGCGCGACCGGCAACATCGACCTCACCGCCGCGAAACCGCCCGCGGCCGGCCAGGGCACCCGGGGCCTGACCCTGCTCAGGGTCACCTCCTCCGGCGGCGAGGTCGTGTCCGAACCGGTCTGTGGGCGGCTCGGCGGCGGCCTGCCCGTACCCGGGTTGCGCCCCTGCCCGGCCTGA
- a CDS encoding HD domain-containing protein translates to MHGLPPREPSMSRLVAEFSVPDTELTREAYAFAAGLEPVAMLNHSVRSYLFGRAAGEGSGLRPGADYDDELLFLAAVLHDVGLTGRGDGHQRFEVDGADLAAGFLRERGLSEERVEIVWTSIALHTSAGIADRMRPEIALISTGTGIDVAGREAGRLPGGLADRVHEALPRLADGGGVLEVIIEQAVRDPAKAPLGSLAFELARQSAPGTPVPDWRALVAGAWAGVA, encoded by the coding sequence ATGCACGGCCTTCCACCCCGCGAGCCGTCGATGTCCCGGCTGGTCGCGGAATTCTCCGTTCCCGACACCGAGCTGACCCGGGAGGCGTACGCGTTCGCCGCCGGCCTGGAACCGGTCGCGATGCTCAACCACAGCGTCCGGTCCTACCTGTTCGGCCGTGCCGCGGGCGAGGGGAGCGGCCTGCGCCCGGGGGCCGACTACGACGACGAGCTGCTGTTCCTGGCGGCCGTCCTGCACGACGTGGGGCTGACCGGGCGCGGCGACGGCCACCAGCGGTTCGAGGTCGACGGCGCCGACCTGGCCGCCGGGTTCCTGCGCGAACGCGGCCTGAGCGAGGAGCGCGTCGAGATCGTCTGGACCTCGATCGCGTTGCACACCAGTGCCGGGATCGCCGACCGGATGCGGCCCGAGATCGCCCTGATCTCCACGGGAACCGGCATCGACGTGGCCGGGCGGGAGGCCGGCCGCCTGCCCGGCGGGCTCGCGGACCGGGTGCACGAGGCCCTGCCGAGGCTCGCGGACGGCGGCGGGGTCCTCGAAGTGATCATCGAGCAGGCGGTGCGCGACCCGGCCAAGGCGCCCCTGGGGTCGCTGGCGTTCGAGCTGGCCCGGCAGAGCGCGCCCGGGACGCCCGTGCCCGACTGGCGCGCGCTCGTGGCCGGGGCCTGGGCCGGGGTGGCCTGA
- a CDS encoding GlxA family transcriptional regulator gives MHQVAVLALDGVIPFDMAVPGQVFGMASGEDGDPLYEIRVCTPPGGALTPAGVGRMRIRTGWGLPALATADTVMIPGHDGFLEDPPGEVLDALLEAAGRGARIASICVGAFVLAATGLLDGRRATTHWYHARALAERHPAVEVDPAVLFVDGGDLLTSAGVAAGIDLCLHMVRRDHGSAVAARVARRNVTPLQRDGGQAQFIRHEDPADAGTALQPTLAWLEANLHRPLTLEDIARHAAVSVRTLNRRFRAQTGTTPLRWLLRARLMRAQHLLESTGLPIERVAAESGFGSAVTLRAHFARSVGASPQSYRTAFQARPDERD, from the coding sequence ATGCATCAGGTCGCGGTCCTCGCGCTCGACGGAGTGATCCCCTTCGACATGGCCGTGCCGGGTCAGGTGTTCGGCATGGCCTCGGGCGAGGACGGCGACCCGCTGTACGAGATCCGGGTGTGCACCCCGCCCGGCGGCGCCCTGACCCCGGCCGGGGTCGGGCGGATGCGGATCCGGACCGGTTGGGGGCTGCCGGCGCTCGCCACAGCGGACACCGTGATGATCCCCGGGCATGACGGTTTCCTGGAGGATCCGCCGGGCGAGGTGCTGGACGCGCTGCTGGAGGCGGCCGGACGCGGTGCCCGCATCGCCTCGATCTGCGTCGGCGCGTTCGTCCTGGCGGCCACCGGGCTGCTGGACGGCCGGCGCGCGACGACGCACTGGTACCACGCCCGCGCGCTGGCCGAGCGCCATCCGGCCGTGGAGGTCGACCCGGCGGTGCTGTTCGTGGACGGCGGCGACCTGCTCACCTCCGCCGGGGTGGCCGCGGGGATCGACCTGTGCCTGCACATGGTGCGCCGTGACCACGGCTCCGCGGTCGCGGCGCGGGTCGCCCGGCGCAACGTGACGCCGCTGCAACGCGACGGCGGGCAGGCCCAGTTCATCCGGCACGAGGACCCGGCGGACGCGGGCACGGCCCTGCAGCCGACCCTGGCCTGGCTGGAGGCGAACCTGCACCGGCCGCTGACGCTGGAGGACATCGCGCGGCACGCGGCCGTCAGCGTCCGGACGCTGAACCGGCGGTTCCGCGCCCAGACCGGCACGACCCCGCTGCGCTGGCTCCTGCGGGCCCGGCTGATGCGCGCCCAGCACCTGCTGGAGAGCACCGGCCTGCCCATCGAGCGCGTGGCGGCCGAGTCGGGGTTCGGCTCGGCGGTGACCCTGCGGGCGCACTTCGCCCGTTCGGTGGGCGCCTCGCCGCAGTCGTACCGCACCGCGTTCCAGGCCCGCCCGGACGAGCGCGACTGA
- a CDS encoding SGNH/GDSL hydrolase family protein yields the protein MSIPRIRLGQRGRAVAVLVVLLAVGITPLVALPAVRCELFGSGCPTPVRAAKADPAEAPERRALTPLEAATQGTYVALGDSYSSGLGAEATVADQNPLERCQRTSRAYYHQVARSFPFKASAFWACSGATTRQVITGKSGEPPQLDRIDANTSLITISIGGNDVGFSRVLAGCVIKLPWARACSEQGRDVATRMAELRRSLPDLYTRITAKAPRARVIVMGYPRAFSEVDGASGDNISVADQRWLNARARELNEVIRETVAEADERVAATRGAGSVEFADAYSTFAGHEVGSAEPYMNGLAISVSSLAAEPRSFHPTVKGHEALARLFTEQIRKGPGRPLQQYR from the coding sequence ATGTCGATCCCGCGCATCCGGCTCGGGCAGCGGGGCCGGGCCGTCGCCGTGCTGGTCGTGCTGCTCGCGGTGGGGATCACACCGCTGGTCGCGCTGCCCGCCGTACGGTGCGAGCTGTTCGGGAGCGGCTGTCCCACGCCGGTGCGGGCCGCCAAGGCCGACCCGGCCGAGGCGCCCGAGCGGCGGGCGCTCACCCCGCTGGAGGCGGCCACCCAGGGGACGTACGTGGCGCTCGGCGACTCCTACTCCTCAGGTCTCGGCGCCGAGGCGACCGTGGCCGACCAGAACCCCCTGGAACGGTGCCAGCGCACCTCCAGGGCCTACTACCACCAGGTGGCCAGGTCCTTCCCGTTCAAGGCCAGCGCGTTCTGGGCCTGCTCGGGGGCGACCACCCGCCAGGTCATCACCGGCAAGTCGGGGGAGCCGCCCCAGCTCGACCGGATCGACGCGAACACCAGCCTGATCACGATCAGCATCGGTGGCAACGACGTCGGGTTCTCCCGGGTGCTGGCCGGCTGCGTGATCAAGCTGCCCTGGGCCCGTGCCTGCTCCGAGCAGGGCCGGGACGTGGCCACCCGCATGGCCGAGCTGCGCCGGTCGCTGCCCGACCTGTACACCAGGATCACCGCGAAGGCGCCGCGGGCACGGGTGATCGTGATGGGCTACCCGCGCGCGTTCTCCGAGGTGGACGGCGCGTCCGGCGACAACATCTCGGTGGCCGACCAGCGGTGGCTGAACGCGCGGGCGCGGGAGCTGAACGAGGTCATCCGGGAGACGGTGGCCGAGGCCGACGAGCGCGTCGCGGCGACCCGCGGCGCGGGCAGCGTCGAGTTCGCCGACGCCTACAGCACCTTCGCCGGGCACGAGGTCGGCAGCGCCGAGCCGTACATGAACGGGCTGGCGATCAGCGTCTCGTCGCTGGCCGCCGAGCCCCGCAGCTTCCACCCGACGGTCAAGGGCCACGAGGCGCTGGCCCGCCTGTTCACCGAGCAGATCAGGAAGGGCCCCGGCCGTCCCCTCCAGCAGTACCGCTGA
- a CDS encoding NAD(P)H-dependent flavin oxidoreductase, protein MRTDICEMFGIEFPLLAFSHCRDVVAAVTNAGGMGVLGAVAYTPERLEEELRWIDDHVDGRPYGVDVLVPGKIDESAERAGRGEGGLDTMLAAVPREHWRFLAGLFEKYDVPPPDLDRARRTHRRGGTQVTKEGATELIEVSLAHPIRLIASALGTPPPLMVDKARAAGIPVAALVGTAEHARRQVAAGVDLIVAQGGEAGGHTGEISTMVLVPEVVDTVAPVPVLAAGGIATGRQMAAALALGASGVWCGSVWLTTEEAETSPAVKAKLLAATSRDTVRSRSRTGKPARQLRSAWTDEWDGPASPGPLGMPLQMILAQGAMAQIDKVAATGNPGARELANYYVGQCVGLMNTVKPARQVVYDMIEEFADALDRLNGITGGD, encoded by the coding sequence ATGCGCACGGATATCTGCGAGATGTTCGGAATCGAGTTCCCGCTCCTGGCCTTCAGCCACTGCCGCGACGTGGTCGCCGCCGTCACCAACGCCGGCGGGATGGGAGTGCTCGGGGCGGTCGCCTACACTCCCGAGCGCCTCGAAGAGGAACTCCGCTGGATCGACGACCACGTGGACGGCCGCCCGTACGGCGTCGACGTCCTGGTCCCCGGCAAGATCGACGAGTCGGCCGAACGGGCCGGCCGCGGCGAGGGCGGCCTGGACACCATGCTCGCCGCCGTCCCCCGCGAACACTGGCGGTTCCTGGCCGGGCTGTTCGAGAAGTACGACGTCCCGCCCCCGGACCTGGACCGGGCCAGGCGCACCCACCGCCGGGGCGGCACCCAGGTCACCAAGGAGGGCGCCACCGAACTGATCGAGGTGTCGCTCGCCCACCCGATCCGGCTCATCGCCAGCGCCCTCGGCACTCCCCCGCCGCTCATGGTGGACAAGGCCAGGGCCGCCGGGATCCCGGTCGCGGCCCTGGTCGGCACCGCCGAGCACGCCCGCCGCCAGGTCGCCGCCGGGGTCGACCTCATCGTGGCCCAGGGCGGCGAGGCCGGCGGGCACACCGGCGAGATCTCCACCATGGTGCTGGTCCCCGAGGTGGTCGACACCGTCGCCCCCGTGCCCGTGCTGGCCGCGGGCGGCATCGCCACCGGACGCCAGATGGCCGCCGCGCTGGCCCTCGGCGCCTCCGGCGTGTGGTGCGGATCGGTCTGGCTCACCACCGAGGAGGCCGAGACCTCCCCGGCGGTGAAGGCCAAGCTGCTCGCCGCGACCTCCCGCGACACCGTCCGCTCCCGGTCCCGCACCGGCAAGCCCGCCCGCCAGCTGCGCTCGGCCTGGACCGACGAGTGGGACGGCCCCGCGAGCCCCGGCCCGCTGGGCATGCCGCTGCAGATGATCCTGGCCCAGGGCGCGATGGCGCAGATCGACAAGGTCGCCGCGACCGGCAACCCGGGCGCCCGCGAGCTGGCCAACTACTACGTCGGCCAGTGCGTCGGCCTGATGAACACCGTCAAACCGGCCCGCCAGGTCGTCTACGACATGATCGAGGAGTTCGCCGACGCCCTCGACCGCCTCAACGGCATCACGGGCGGCGACTAG
- a CDS encoding Zn-ribbon domain-containing OB-fold protein gives MEIGVLRRDGRTDPFFDGTARDRLVIRRCAACDRWFAPDQAGCPECGAGELEWAEAAGTATLVTWTVTHGRPAADGTAPPPAFLALVELTEGPWLHARLDGIDPAALREGLPLRARFRHPGAGESYVLFGPEG, from the coding sequence ATGGAGATCGGCGTTCTGCGGCGGGACGGCCGCACCGACCCGTTCTTCGACGGGACCGCGCGCGACCGGCTGGTCATCCGGCGGTGCGCGGCCTGCGACCGCTGGTTCGCCCCCGACCAGGCCGGCTGCCCGGAATGCGGCGCCGGGGAGCTGGAGTGGGCCGAGGCCGCCGGCACGGCGACCCTGGTGACCTGGACGGTCACGCACGGCCGGCCCGCCGCGGACGGGACCGCCCCGCCGCCCGCCTTCCTGGCGCTGGTGGAGCTGACCGAGGGGCCCTGGCTGCACGCGCGGCTCGACGGGATCGACCCGGCCGCCCTCCGGGAGGGGCTCCCCCTGCGGGCCCGTTTCCGGCATCCCGGGGCGGGCGAGTCGTACGTGCTGTTCGGCCCGGAGGGCTGA
- the ehuA gene encoding ectoine/hydroxyectoine ABC transporter ATP-binding protein EhuA, whose amino-acid sequence MPPTNAAPEAPTPEESQGGPVDKGPQSEPAAADLPPQRSGAPGIHFEKVVKRFGDNVVLRELDFTVEPGERVTLIGPSGSGKTTILRLLMTLEKADGGVIRVGDRPLSHMEKNGKLVPANEKHLHEMRKQIGMVFQQFNLFPNMNVMRNLTEGPIRVLGLSKEEARERATRLLDMVGLGDKAEEHPTRLSGGQQQRVAIARALAMEPKVLLLDEVTSALDPELVVGVQDLLRDIARQSDLTILCVTHEMHFAKDISDRVLMFDQGQIVEEGPPDQIFGEPSEQRTRDFLQAVLAS is encoded by the coding sequence ATGCCACCTACTAACGCCGCCCCCGAGGCTCCGACTCCCGAAGAATCTCAGGGGGGACCAGTGGACAAGGGACCGCAGAGCGAACCGGCCGCCGCCGACCTGCCGCCGCAGAGGAGCGGCGCGCCGGGCATCCACTTCGAGAAGGTGGTCAAGCGCTTCGGCGACAACGTCGTGCTCCGCGAGCTCGACTTCACCGTCGAGCCGGGTGAACGGGTCACGCTCATCGGCCCCAGCGGGTCGGGCAAGACCACCATCCTGCGCCTTCTGATGACCTTGGAGAAGGCCGACGGCGGGGTCATCCGGGTGGGCGACCGGCCGCTGTCGCACATGGAGAAGAACGGGAAGCTGGTACCGGCCAACGAGAAACACCTGCACGAGATGCGCAAGCAGATCGGCATGGTCTTCCAGCAGTTCAACCTGTTCCCCAACATGAACGTCATGCGCAACCTCACCGAGGGCCCCATCCGCGTCCTGGGGCTCTCCAAGGAGGAGGCGCGCGAGCGGGCGACCAGGCTCCTGGACATGGTGGGGCTCGGCGACAAGGCCGAGGAGCATCCGACCCGCCTGTCGGGCGGGCAGCAGCAGCGCGTCGCCATCGCCCGCGCGCTGGCCATGGAGCCCAAGGTCCTGCTGCTGGACGAGGTCACCTCGGCCCTGGACCCCGAGCTGGTGGTCGGCGTCCAGGACCTGCTGCGCGACATCGCCCGGCAGAGCGACCTGACGATCCTGTGCGTGACCCACGAGATGCACTTCGCCAAGGACATCTCCGACCGGGTCCTGATGTTCGACCAGGGGCAGATCGTCGAGGAGGGCCCGCCGGACCAGATCTTCGGTGAGCCCTCCGAGCAGCGCACACGCGACTTCCTGCAGGCGGTCCTCGCCTCCTGA
- the ehuC gene encoding ectoine/hydroxyectoine ABC transporter permease subunit EhuC encodes MTEVLDSYQLLLKGSWITIQLTVYGSVLALVLAVVFGLAGTSRNRAVRTLNRVYVEFFRGTATLVLMFWFFYALPLVGLRFTPMFAAVLALGLNVGAYGAEVVRGAINAVPRAQYEATIALNLTPAQRMRRVLLPQAVALMLPPFGNLLIELMKGTAIVSLITISDLTFRAKQIQSSTGETLWTFVVILVLYFAIAQILQLLVRYAERRVDRMLGRRPDKGDGKLSDLAVGAPGSGVG; translated from the coding sequence GTGACGGAGGTCCTCGACAGTTACCAGCTCCTGCTGAAGGGCTCGTGGATCACCATCCAGCTCACGGTGTACGGCAGCGTGCTGGCGCTGGTGCTCGCGGTGGTGTTCGGCCTGGCCGGCACCTCGCGCAACCGTGCCGTCCGCACCCTCAACCGGGTGTACGTGGAGTTCTTCCGCGGCACGGCCACCCTGGTGCTGATGTTCTGGTTCTTCTACGCCCTCCCCCTCGTGGGGCTGAGGTTCACCCCGATGTTCGCCGCCGTGCTGGCGCTCGGCCTCAACGTCGGCGCGTACGGGGCCGAGGTGGTCCGCGGCGCGATCAACGCGGTGCCCCGGGCCCAGTACGAGGCCACGATCGCGCTGAACCTCACCCCGGCGCAGCGGATGCGGCGGGTGCTGCTCCCGCAGGCCGTCGCGCTGATGCTGCCCCCGTTCGGCAATCTGCTCATCGAGCTGATGAAGGGCACCGCGATCGTCTCGCTGATCACGATCAGCGATCTGACCTTCCGGGCCAAGCAGATCCAGTCCTCCACCGGGGAGACGCTGTGGACGTTCGTGGTGATCCTGGTGCTGTACTTCGCGATCGCGCAGATCCTGCAGCTGTTGGTGCGGTACGCCGAGCGGCGGGTGGACCGGATGCTCGGCCGCCGGCCCGACAAGGGCGACGGGAAGCTCTCCGATCTGGCCGTCGGCGCTCCCGGAAGCGGGGTGGGGTGA
- a CDS encoding thiolase family protein, with protein sequence MTEGTGGGTAIAGLGMTELGRVYGRSPRRLAADAVRLAAADAGLALGDLDGLLVSHGMGGSPGIELADTLGLRDLRLLSQLNSFGATAGAMVSYAAQSILSGAASTVACVFADAPLKPERSAGSAYHRDAPEWYGFGGMTAALGFRSVNAFYALAARRHMERYGTTGDQLGAIAVATRAWAAGNPRAQMREPITLDDHRASRWVAEPLRLLDCCLVSNGAVAIIVTGADRARDLARPPVHVWGWGQGHPGHRKERGSDFGLTTGALTSGPIAMKMAGVTPGDISQCQLYDCYTYTVLVSLEDYGFCAKGEGGAFAASGALGPGGALPTNTGGGQLSSYYMWGMTPLSEAVIQARGDGGERQAGRNDVILVSGNGGILDHHSTLILSPHPKGA encoded by the coding sequence ATGACTGAGGGCACGGGCGGTGGGACCGCCATCGCGGGACTCGGCATGACCGAGCTGGGCAGGGTGTACGGGCGCAGCCCCCGGCGCCTGGCGGCCGACGCGGTGCGGCTGGCCGCCGCCGACGCCGGCCTCGCGCTCGGCGACCTGGACGGGCTGCTGGTCAGCCACGGCATGGGCGGCTCCCCCGGGATCGAGCTGGCCGACACGCTCGGCCTGCGCGACCTGCGGCTGCTGTCGCAGCTCAACTCCTTCGGCGCGACCGCGGGCGCGATGGTGTCGTACGCGGCCCAGTCCATCCTCAGCGGCGCCGCGTCCACCGTGGCCTGCGTGTTCGCCGACGCCCCGCTGAAGCCGGAGCGGTCGGCGGGCTCGGCTTACCACCGCGACGCCCCCGAGTGGTACGGCTTCGGCGGGATGACCGCCGCGCTCGGCTTCCGCAGCGTCAACGCGTTCTACGCGCTGGCGGCGCGGCGGCACATGGAACGGTACGGGACGACCGGCGACCAGCTCGGCGCCATCGCGGTCGCCACCCGCGCCTGGGCGGCCGGCAACCCGCGGGCCCAGATGCGCGAACCCATCACGCTCGACGACCACCGGGCGTCCCGCTGGGTCGCCGAGCCGCTGCGCCTGCTGGACTGCTGCCTGGTGTCCAACGGCGCCGTCGCGATCATCGTCACCGGGGCGGACCGGGCGCGCGACCTGGCCCGCCCGCCGGTGCATGTGTGGGGCTGGGGCCAAGGGCACCCCGGGCACCGCAAGGAGCGGGGCAGCGACTTCGGCCTCACCACCGGCGCGCTCACCTCGGGGCCGATCGCGATGAAGATGGCCGGGGTGACCCCCGGCGACATCAGCCAGTGCCAGCTCTACGACTGCTACACCTACACCGTCCTGGTGTCGCTGGAGGACTACGGGTTCTGCGCCAAGGGCGAGGGCGGCGCCTTCGCCGCGTCCGGCGCGCTCGGACCGGGCGGCGCCCTGCCGACCAACACCGGGGGCGGGCAGCTGTCGTCGTACTACATGTGGGGCATGACGCCCCTGTCGGAGGCGGTGATCCAGGCCCGGGGCGACGGCGGCGAACGGCAGGCCGGACGCAACGACGTGATCCTGGTCAGCGGCAACGGCGGCATCCTCGACCACCACTCCACGCTGATCCTCAGCCCGCACCCGAAGGGGGCCTGA